The genomic interval AGCTCGGCCTGACGTTCAATAATGAATTCGCTCAGCGTTTGTACCGCCATGGTTGAGTTAGGCTTTGAAGCAAATATCGAAATAAATGGTTGAATCCAATGTGTACCTTTGTTTCGATATGAAGGATCACGAAATCAATATCCGTCAAGCCGTTCGATCGGATGTCCCCGCCATGCACGCCTTGGTCCGCGAGTTGGCCATCTACGAGAAGGCCGAAGAGCAGCATACCTTGAGCCTCGAGCAAATGGAGGAAGATGGTTTTGGGCCTGCGGCCCGATACGAGGCCTTCATCGCCGAACGATCCGGCGAGGTCCTCGGGATGGCCATGTACTACGCTCGCTATTCTTCGTGGAAGGGGAAGACCCTGCACCTCGAAGACATCGTCGTTCGCGAATCGGAACGCGGCGCCGGTATTGGAGCACTATTGTTCGAAGCGGTCCTCGACAAGGCCGCCGAGTGGGATGTGGGCCGAATGGAGTTTGAAGTCCTGGGCTGGAACGAACCGGCCAAGCGCTTTTACGGGCGCTATGGTATTACCGGCGATCCGGAGTGGGAATTGTGGAAGGTGATGAATGAAGAGCTGCGCGCTTGGGCGGCGAAAAGAAATGGAAATGAGGGTTCATAAATTCGGAGGAGCATCCATCAAAGACGCTGAAGGCGTTCGGCGAATCGCAGAAATCATAGGTACGTTTGACGACGATGCCTTGGTCATTGTTTCGGCCATGGGTAAAACCACGAATCTCTTGGAGAAGGTGGTAAAACAGCATTACATCGGGGAAACCGAAAAGTCCTTTGCTCTGCTTGCTGCGTGTAAGGAAAAGCACGCGGACATTATGAACGAGCTCTTTCCGGCCGATCATCCGGTGCACGATGAGGTCAACAACCTTTTCGTGGAATTGGAGTGGACCGTAGAGGATCCAGCCCGAGAGGAGTACGATTACAACTACGATCAAATCGTCAGCTATGGTGAGCTCATCAGCTCGCGGATTGTTTCGGCCTACTTGGATGACCAAAACTGGTCGCACGCCTGGCTGGACGCCCGTGATATCGTCAAAACCGACAATCGACACAGAGATGCTCGAATTGATTGGCCCTTGTGTCAGCAGCAGGCGAGTCGCTACATCAAAAGAGGACAGCGCTATTTGAGTCAAGGCTATATTGGGTGTACGAGTGAGAACTTCAATACGACCTTGGGCCGGGAGGGATCGGATTACAGCGCTGCTATTTTTGCTTACCTCCTAGATGCAAAAGAGGTGTGCATTTGGAAGGACGTTCCTGGACTTATGAACGCCGATCCTAATGAGTTTAAAGAATCCACCTTGCTGGAAGAAGTCTCATTTGCTGAGGCTATTGAGTTGGCTTTCTTTGGAGCGAAAGTGATTCACCCGAAGACGATTCAGCCACTGAAAGAAAAGAACATTCCGTTACGGGTGAAGTCGTTTATCGCGCCGCAGGCGCAGGGCTCCACCATTCAAAGCGGAAGCCGCCAGCATCCCGAGGTTCCGAGCTACATTGTCAAGCACGATCAAGTCTTGATCAACATTGCGGCGCGGGATTTGAGCTTTATCGCGGAACAACATATGAGCAGCATTTTTGCCGCTTTCGCTCAACATGGTTTTCGGGTCAATATGATGCAAAATAGTGCGGTGTCGTTCTCGGTAGTGACGGATGACGACGAGCTGAAATTGCCCAAATTGGTCAGTGAACTGGGTGCTCATTTTGAAGTTCAAGCCCAAGGCGGGTTAAGCCTTTACACAGTCCGGCATTATGCCGACAAATGGAAGCACCTGCTGGACGGCCGCAAGGTCTTGTTGGAGCAGCGCACTCCTGAAACCCTTCAACTCTTATTGAGCGAAGCATGAGTTTGGTCGATCCAGAAGAGTTCGCGCAGTTTACGCGTCTAAGTCAGCTGGGCTTGCCGCGCGTTGCAGAGCTCATCATGGAATTGCTCAAACTGGATAAGGTCAACGCTATTTACGATGAATTCAGCGACGCTCCGAGTGCGGTTGAATTTGCCGATGCAGTCTTGGAGAAGCTCGGCGTTGAGGTGGAAATCTCCGAGGAGGAACTCAAACGCATCCCCAAGACTGGTCCTTTCATTTCGGTTTCGAATCACCCTTTTGGCGGCATCGATGGAATTATCCTGATCAAAATATTGGCAGAACGTCGGCCCGATTTCAAGGTCATGGCCAACTTCTTGTTGCAGCGTATTCAGCCTTTGGCACCTAATTTCATCGGGGTGAATCCCTTTGAAAATGCGCGGGAGGCCAAGAGTAATTTGGGCGGATTACGGGAAGCGATGCAACACCTGCTCGAAGGGAAGCCCATGGGAATGTTTCCGGCAGGGGAGGTGAGTAGTTATAAGCTGCAGAAAGGATCCGTCACCGATCGGCGTTGGCAGCGACCCGCCCTCAAGATCATCCGGAAGGCCAAAGTGCCGGTCATCCCGATTTACTTCAAGGGGAGCAACAGCTTCATGTTTCACTTGCTGGGCATGTTGCATCCCGTTTTGCGGACTGCGAAACTGCCCTCAGAGGTGGTGGCCAAGAAGAACAAGAAAGTGGTTGTCCGAATTGGGCATGCCATCTCTGTAGATCAACAAGCCCAGTTCGAGAGTGTGGACCAATATGGTCGATTCTTGAGGATGAAGACCTATGCCTTGGGGAACGCCATGCGCGTGAATCGCTTTTTTCCCAAGGTGCGCCTCGTCCCGAAAAAAGGGGAGGAGATGAAGCCCGTGGTAGAGCCGTTGCCTTCTTCAGAAGTTCATGAAGAACTGAGCCTACTGCGTGATGAGTTTTTTGAGTTCTCTTTTAGAAGCTTTGAGCTCTTTTTTATTCCGGGAAATCGGATGCCGAAGCTCTTGCAGGAAATTGGTCGCTTGAGGGAACATACTTTTCGCGCCGTAGGCGAAGGAACGGGAAATGAAATAGACGTAGACGAGTTTGATTTGTACTACCGTCATTTGGTGCTGTGGGATAAGGATGCGCAAAAACTCGTGGGTGCGTACCGCGTTGGGATGGGAGCAGACATCATGAACCTATATGGCAAGCGCGGATTCTATTTTCAGTCCCTCTTCCGCTTGGATGATCCGGTCTTGCCGATGCTCCGGGAGACCATTGAATTGGGTCGCGCCTTTATTGTTGATGAATATCAAATGAAGCCCTATCCACTCTTTCTGTTGTGGAAAGGTCTGACGATTACGGCGCTCAAAAATCCACAGTATCGATACTTCATCGGCTGTGTGAGCATCAGCAACAACTTTTCGAAGTACAGCAAGTCCCTCATTATTGAGTTCATCAAGAAGAACTACTACGACTACGATATTGCCCAGTATGTGCATCCACGGAAACGCTTTCGGGTTCGCCTGAAAAAGGCCGATCGAATGCTTGTTGATCTCAGCGAAGATGATGTAAACCGCATCGATAAGCTGGTGGAGGAAATGGACCCCGGCAATATGCGCTTCCCCATCTTGCTCAAAAAGTACATCAAGCAGAATGCGCGCATTGTGGGCTTTAACGTCGATCCCAAATTCAACAACGCCTTGGATGGTCTGATGATACTAGACCTGTTGGATACACCGATGGAGACCCTCAATCAGGTCATTGAAGAGATCGGGGACGAAAAGATTATTGAGGCTTTTGTTCAGCGAAAGAAAGAGGAAGGAAAAGACTAGTGCCCTAAGGCGGCTACCTTTTCCACAATCACCTCGGCCAGTCGGCGATGACTTTCGTGGGTCCATCCGGCCACATGTGGGCTCAGGATGACCCGATCATCTTCAAGGAGCTCTTGCAGATCCTTCGGCACCGATGCCCGATCAAAGAGATTCGAAAAGCTGCTGCTTTCGTACTCGAGTACGTCCAAACACGCGCCCAAAACCTTGCCGCTGCGCAGTCCGCCAATCAGTGCTGCTGTATCTACGTTTTTTCCTCGCGCCGTGTTGACCAAGAAAAAAGGGCGGGCGCATTTTTCAATGAAGGTATCGTCTATGTAGTGGTGCGTTTCTTCGCTTTGGGGTAGATGCAAACTGATGATATCGGCTTCTTCTTGAAGCTGTTCTAGGCTCGATTCTCTGATGTGCGCTCCGTGTTCCTGCGGAACGAAATGCGTCTTGTATTTGTCGTGAGCCAGGACTTCTACTCCTAGGCTCGCCAATCTTTGCGCAAACCAAGAGCCCATATACCCGTATCCAATAATACCCACCGTTTTTCCCGCGAGCTCAAGCCCTCGATTGGCCTCTCTCTTCCACAAGCCATGACGAACTTCTGCATCTGCTTTGCGCAAGTTGTTAAACAGGGAGAGCAGCATCCCTAAGGCGTGCTCGGCTACAGCATTGCGATTGCCTTCCGGGGCATTCAAACAAGCGACTCCTTGAGATTCGGCAAAAGAAACGTCAATGTTCTCCATGCCGGCGCCGACTCGTCCAATCCAGCGGAGTTGGGTAGCCGCCTCCAGTAGCTTTTGATCTATAGTAATGCGCGAGCGTATGACAAGCCCATCGTATTCGGGAACGCGATCGAGTACCTCTTGATAGCTCAATTCATATCCTGGTTCGCAGGTATATCCCAATTGGTTCAAGCCCGCTACAAGCGCGTCGTGATTGTGGTCGATGAGCAGGACACGGCCCGCCATTAGAAGCCGAGGATTATTTTACCGATACCGAAGTAGATGCACAACCCAATCACATCGTTGGTGGTCGTGATAAAGGGTCCGGTAGCCAAGGCCGGATCGATGTTGTATTTATCCAAGGCCAAGGGTACAAAAGTCCCGAACAGTGCGGCGAAGATGATGACGGCGAAAAGGGCGATGCTGACGGTTGTGGCCAACATGATTTCCCAGCCGAGCAATTGGCTGATGCCGAATACAAGGACGGAAATGATGGCTCCGTTTAACAATCCAACGCCCAGCTCTTTGGCTAGTTTGTTTCCGATGGTACCTCGTTTAATGCTTTCATTGGCCAGTGATTGAACAATGATCGCTGCTGATTGGACGCCTACATTACCACCCATCGCGGCAATAAGGGGGATAAATAACCCCATGGTTCCATTTTCTTCTAGTGAGAAAAGGTCGAGCATTTGAGCAGCGACGACTCCACCGAACATCCCAACCAGGAGCCAAGGCAACCGTGCTCGAGTTAATCGAAACAGGTCATCGCTTTGCTCTACGCTTTCCGAGATACCGGAGGCCATTTGATAATCGCGTTCCGCTTCTTCCTTCATGACGTCCAGAACGTCATCTACGGTGATTCGACCCAAGAGTCGTCCAAGGTCATCCACAACGGGCAAGACAACGAGATCGTATTTTTGCATAATGCCGGCCACTTCTTCATCGTCGGTCGTGGCTTTTACGGAAATAACCGTGGGGTTGAAGATCTCTTTGACCTTGGTTTTTGTGCTATTGGTCAATAGTTTTTTGAGCGAGAGCGTTCCTTTCAGGCGATCGTCGTCATCTACCACGTAGACGGTGTGGACTTCTTCGACATCCTCAGCCTGACGTCTCATTTCTCGAACGCAGGTCATCACCGACCAATTCTCGTTGACCTTGATAAGCTCCTTAGCCATAAGACCACCGGCCGTGTCTTCTTCATAGGCCAGCAGGTCGACAATGGTCTTGGCTTGCTCAATGTCTTCGATCTCCTCGATCACCTTTTCCTTGACGTCTTCGTCAAGTTCAGCTACGAAATCGGCTGCATCATCGGAATCCAGATTGAAGAGGATCTCGTTGGCGATTACGTCAGGGCTGAGAAGGGAAACTGCGCGCTCGCGCGTCTCTTCCTCCAGCTCCATCAGAATATCTGCGGACTTTTCCTCGTCAAAAAGTTGGTAGAATTGTGCGGCCTGATCTTCGTTGAGCTCCTCCATGATTTCCGCTGCATCTGCGGGGTGGAGGGTTTCAAACTCCGCAACGAGCTCGGCGGTATTCCCCGTGGCTAGGCGCTCTTGAATGTGCTCAATGTATTCCTTAGTCAGTTCCACGGGATGCCTCTTGAAGCTGTTGCGTAAGTTCGATGAATTGCGCTACGGAAAGCTGTTCTGCGCGCTGATTCAGCACTTCCAGCTCTTTCGTAGGCCCGTCGAAAATAAGACTTTTCAAGGCATTTCTCAATGTTTTGCGCCGCTGGTTGAAGGCCATCTTGACCACGGACTTGAATAGGGATTCGTCGCAATCGAGCTTTTCCACATCGTTTCGGACCAGTCTAATGACCCCGCTATTCACCTTTGGGGGAGGGTTGAATGCTCCCGGTTTGACGGTAAATAGGTAGTCGATATCGTAGAAGGCCTGCAGAAGGACACTCAAGATACCATAGGTTTTACTCCCGGGCCCGGCTGCTACGCGTTCGGCAACTTCTTTTTGGAACATACCCACTACTTCGGGTACGTGGTTGCGCTGCTCGTATACTCGAAAAAGGATTTGAGAGCTGATGTTGTACGGGAAATTGCCGATGATGCCGCAGGGTACAGGCACGCTGGACGCGAGGTCTACCCTTAGGAAATTACCGAGGTAATGATCCCGAGGAAACTTCAGGTACTGGGCCTGTAAAAACTCGATGGATTCGGTATCGACCTCGCTGAGGTACAAGTCGATGTCTTCACGTTCCATGAGAAACTGGGTGAGTACCCCTGTACCCGGACCGATTTCCAGGACGGTGGAGTAGTCATCGGCCCGTAGGGCCATAGCAATCTTACGCGCCGTTTCAGGTTCCTTCAGGAAATGCTGTCCCAGATGTTTCTTTGCGCGAACCAATTACTTGTAGAGTTCTTGGATCTCGAGGAGGGTTCTGAAGGCCACGACTTTGTCTCCATAGCGGTCCAGCGTTTTTTGGCGGAGTCCGGGTCCTTCGTGCTGCTGGTATTGCTGGATGGCAATCATGTGGGGGGCCGTGTACTGAATGCTGTAGGTGGTCCCGCTTTCCTCCTGAACAAGGACTTTGGTGAAGCGCGCCTCCATAAAGTGGCCGGTGGCCATGACTTCAGGGATGTGCACTTCTCTCATCCATTGAAGCCAGTCTTCGTGGATGGAGTCGTCTACGTTGAGGGTTACGTTGTAAATGATCATAGGTCTTGATTATCGCCCCGCATTTCGCGGTAGCGTTTTCGGGCTTGGACGGTATAGCTGCTGCCGGGGTATTTGGTTAGCATGTCCCCGTACAATTCAAACGCTTTGTCTGGGTCGTTCAGCTGCACATCGTAAAGGCGTGCGAGGTTGTAGTAAGCATCATCGCCGAGTAAGTCAAAGCTGTAGCTGTCCACAATCTTCTGATAAGCCTCGGCAGCGGCCTCCCAATTTCGGAGCTCGTAGTAGATTTGAGCTCGCTTGTAAATGACTTCGTCAATGAGGGGATGTCCGCCGAAAGAGGTTTCAAGGTAGGTCAGTACGTTCAGAGCCATTTCATACTGCTGCTGATAGGCCAATAGCTCGGCCCGCGCGTAGGTTTCAAGGGCTTCGCTGGTCGTGTCCAAATTGAGGTTGTCTGAGATCAAGAGCGATAAATTCATAGCGTCGTTGGCGATCAGCTTCGAAGTACTGGCCTTCAACACATCGAGCTGCGCTTGTGCCCACTGGAAGTCGCCTTGATAGTAGCTGATCCGCGCACGACGGAACTTGGCTTCTTGTCCAATAATGTCCTCTTTGAAGTCTTTTTCGACCTGCCCGTAAAGTAGAATGGCATCCCATTCTTGATTCTTCAGCAATAGGATGTCCGCAAGCTCCAGTTTCACCTCGGCAATATCAAACGGCCGGGCGTTGGTATATTCTAAGGCTTCTTCTAAGATGCTCTGTGCTCCATCTACGTTCTTCAGAAAGAAGGCCTCAAGGTGGGCGAGGTCTCGGAGCAGAGCTACGGTGTATTCACTTGCGCCAAATTCCTCGATCGTTGAGGTATAGGCCGCTTTGAGTTCAAGAACGTCCTCCTCAGTGTATTGGTTGTCTTGGTCCAATCGCGTTTGATAGACCCGGAGCAAGCCGATTTGAGCTACCTCATAAAATGGGCCGTCTTCACCCACGTCTTCGACAATGTAGAGGTAACAATCAATGGCCTCGTCATAGG from Cryomorphaceae bacterium carries:
- a CDS encoding lysophospholipid acyltransferase family protein encodes the protein MSLVDPEEFAQFTRLSQLGLPRVAELIMELLKLDKVNAIYDEFSDAPSAVEFADAVLEKLGVEVEISEEELKRIPKTGPFISVSNHPFGGIDGIILIKILAERRPDFKVMANFLLQRIQPLAPNFIGVNPFENAREAKSNLGGLREAMQHLLEGKPMGMFPAGEVSSYKLQKGSVTDRRWQRPALKIIRKAKVPVIPIYFKGSNSFMFHLLGMLHPVLRTAKLPSEVVAKKNKKVVVRIGHAISVDQQAQFESVDQYGRFLRMKTYALGNAMRVNRFFPKVRLVPKKGEEMKPVVEPLPSSEVHEELSLLRDEFFEFSFRSFELFFIPGNRMPKLLQEIGRLREHTFRAVGEGTGNEIDVDEFDLYYRHLVLWDKDAQKLVGAYRVGMGADIMNLYGKRGFYFQSLFRLDDPVLPMLRETIELGRAFIVDEYQMKPYPLFLLWKGLTITALKNPQYRYFIGCVSISNNFSKYSKSLIIEFIKKNYYDYDIAQYVHPRKRFRVRLKKADRMLVDLSEDDVNRIDKLVEEMDPGNMRFPILLKKYIKQNARIVGFNVDPKFNNALDGLMILDLLDTPMETLNQVIEEIGDEKIIEAFVQRKKEEGKD
- the rsmA gene encoding 16S rRNA (adenine(1518)-N(6)/adenine(1519)-N(6))-dimethyltransferase RsmA, which produces MVRAKKHLGQHFLKEPETARKIAMALRADDYSTVLEIGPGTGVLTQFLMEREDIDLYLSEVDTESIEFLQAQYLKFPRDHYLGNFLRVDLASSVPVPCGIIGNFPYNISSQILFRVYEQRNHVPEVVGMFQKEVAERVAAGPGSKTYGILSVLLQAFYDIDYLFTVKPGAFNPPPKVNSGVIRLVRNDVEKLDCDESLFKSVVKMAFNQRRKTLRNALKSLIFDGPTKELEVLNQRAEQLSVAQFIELTQQLQEASRGTD
- the mgtE gene encoding magnesium transporter translates to MELTKEYIEHIQERLATGNTAELVAEFETLHPADAAEIMEELNEDQAAQFYQLFDEEKSADILMELEEETRERAVSLLSPDVIANEILFNLDSDDAADFVAELDEDVKEKVIEEIEDIEQAKTIVDLLAYEEDTAGGLMAKELIKVNENWSVMTCVREMRRQAEDVEEVHTVYVVDDDDRLKGTLSLKKLLTNSTKTKVKEIFNPTVISVKATTDDEEVAGIMQKYDLVVLPVVDDLGRLLGRITVDDVLDVMKEEAERDYQMASGISESVEQSDDLFRLTRARLPWLLVGMFGGVVAAQMLDLFSLEENGTMGLFIPLIAAMGGNVGVQSAAIIVQSLANESIKRGTIGNKLAKELGVGLLNGAIISVLVFGISQLLGWEIMLATTVSIALFAVIIFAALFGTFVPLALDKYNIDPALATGPFITTTNDVIGLCIYFGIGKIILGF
- a CDS encoding hydroxyacid dehydrogenase, which codes for MAGRVLLIDHNHDALVAGLNQLGYTCEPGYELSYQEVLDRVPEYDGLVIRSRITIDQKLLEAATQLRWIGRVGAGMENIDVSFAESQGVACLNAPEGNRNAVAEHALGMLLSLFNNLRKADAEVRHGLWKREANRGLELAGKTVGIIGYGYMGSWFAQRLASLGVEVLAHDKYKTHFVPQEHGAHIRESSLEQLQEEADIISLHLPQSEETHHYIDDTFIEKCARPFFLVNTARGKNVDTAALIGGLRSGKVLGACLDVLEYESSSFSNLFDRASVPKDLQELLEDDRVILSPHVAGWTHESHRRLAEVIVEKVAALGH
- a CDS encoding GNAT family N-acetyltransferase, producing the protein MKDHEINIRQAVRSDVPAMHALVRELAIYEKAEEQHTLSLEQMEEDGFGPAARYEAFIAERSGEVLGMAMYYARYSSWKGKTLHLEDIVVRESERGAGIGALLFEAVLDKAAEWDVGRMEFEVLGWNEPAKRFYGRYGITGDPEWELWKVMNEELRAWAAKRNGNEGS
- a CDS encoding tetratricopeptide repeat protein, whose product is MKRLFYIVLFLGISQVALGQGWKEKRSLGEQYLELGDYAKAQTLFEEAYSIQKNGNTYQSLYGVYMAREEFNEAAKLAKEFAKRANQLRFNVDQAVALEASGDQKKADKVWAEIEKGVKDRPNQALSIAQRYKDLRRFEEALAMYRIAQANNPKSNLHYQIADIYSAMGRIDLMYGEYLNMIDENPNYLSSVRNMLSRSVSDDPENENNIMLKEALIQKIQQTGQPEYSDLLSWVYVQEKNFGSAARQGIALDKRLKGNQSEVYQLAQVCETNGAYDEAIDCYLYIVEDVGEDGPFYEVAQIGLLRVYQTRLDQDNQYTEEDVLELKAAYTSTIEEFGASEYTVALLRDLAHLEAFFLKNVDGAQSILEEALEYTNARPFDIAEVKLELADILLLKNQEWDAILLYGQVEKDFKEDIIGQEAKFRRARISYYQGDFQWAQAQLDVLKASTSKLIANDAMNLSLLISDNLNLDTTSEALETYARAELLAYQQQYEMALNVLTYLETSFGGHPLIDEVIYKRAQIYYELRNWEAAAEAYQKIVDSYSFDLLGDDAYYNLARLYDVQLNDPDKAFELYGDMLTKYPGSSYTVQARKRYREMRGDNQDL
- a CDS encoding aspartate kinase, whose protein sequence is MRVHKFGGASIKDAEGVRRIAEIIGTFDDDALVIVSAMGKTTNLLEKVVKQHYIGETEKSFALLAACKEKHADIMNELFPADHPVHDEVNNLFVELEWTVEDPAREEYDYNYDQIVSYGELISSRIVSAYLDDQNWSHAWLDARDIVKTDNRHRDARIDWPLCQQQASRYIKRGQRYLSQGYIGCTSENFNTTLGREGSDYSAAIFAYLLDAKEVCIWKDVPGLMNADPNEFKESTLLEEVSFAEAIELAFFGAKVIHPKTIQPLKEKNIPLRVKSFIAPQAQGSTIQSGSRQHPEVPSYIVKHDQVLINIAARDLSFIAEQHMSSIFAAFAQHGFRVNMMQNSAVSFSVVTDDDELKLPKLVSELGAHFEVQAQGGLSLYTVRHYADKWKHLLDGRKVLLEQRTPETLQLLLSEA
- a CDS encoding DUF4286 family protein, translated to MIIYNVTLNVDDSIHEDWLQWMREVHIPEVMATGHFMEARFTKVLVQEESGTTYSIQYTAPHMIAIQQYQQHEGPGLRQKTLDRYGDKVVAFRTLLEIQELYK